The proteins below are encoded in one region of Thunnus maccoyii chromosome 24, fThuMac1.1, whole genome shotgun sequence:
- the LOC121891792 gene encoding nck-associated protein 5-like isoform X2 encodes MNRHLERRELKRDQLKRLSLDSSLPEYMDANKCIDELLKQLEEERRNVRREKLAVARLQREVARSKSEGTMREKLIHELEEERRLRLESEKRLREVTEESELERAQVVSLQQQFSRMEETVRSLLQNQGVLEQTAVDTVDIMKAYKDKLSEEVQKQHDGPEESGSLPATQTEPDPGPPGPANADPDASQAEEDKDKTKLLLERLKALEEKNSALALENESQREQYERCLDEVANQVVQALLTQKDLREECLKLRTRVFDLEQQNRALGILFQQRIKPASDLLLQKLHSRIMDLSAADLLLEPERSKAFLLSRNTDSPSNEVQLNGKAGLPVTKCLSQLSLTVPAPVYPRSSCSSSELSLSSACSEFSSGSYTWNDGRSCGKMSSLTWEKRLSLGSSAPSNICAPLEEQLPTRRKESHILEGLRKLQRRKHRSLSASKVSKSGSKDCMNSNEGIYSLGIKSSSKGVSKPTHVGRTSAVGGKKFSYDSDDADDELAHSSRADNIPTKDNWFYCKRLSHSISDSLCSWEGIQDSGGGGDSSSGPVATKQPSGYDSKERPEKLMSFINSFLPEGGRPSAFSKPSMLHFTPSDAEGPNHLSDVDDPEELNSESSDIRMSFSQPAEQTERVYRDAARLLAHQCVRRDQGRTQSADGRPRPFSLIKEPKGAKCTQSEESILAIFDAEGEPIELCAQKLAAGAGSRNDIPGSKVVADYTELVPQERPTRQKSTNVRNYTVLESPEKPSEYQIRTSKTSNSREGSAERLSMQLTPQRKLIKPLSSRANKGHSIPPMTDTAGPKSSGSKIPGHNKSLGSPLRLSKGSTTEPSNSGNSGPSSQEKSPSSPTVKMSRFIKSSQSPKAVNSKVPSRPEWSKGSSSSSPHLSRRHLEYTDSGEQPTRDKHCETIKNKLRSPSPPPPPGRTTSLLIRPNYEGSPQAHKIGVAQQSTPSTVRGPPPSYHTSLVPNMQATLPIKDKDCLDLDAGYGTALAPQKLVDKTSQHLQKSPAMTQTPTKGTSKRMTMKDYLPSANSGCAPEHENAPKSSKNVPPPYSALRGSSLQNSFASKRGSTHENVHQSVQKTSVGLPISLQDTPQGKTEPQNGKAVVSPPSSVMLSPNSVEKASKTRIPMGFKAFLKSPPSHKNSPSIPGKQEKDHINLVSKETVTSNASTQCDSLQPVYSIDSPPKMSITEGEGEVQCRLLEEEVCAAVLPEEGDVSDKGKRSSQLFSRSISVTTKPHLKPALGMNGAKARSQSFSTNYIEKPNINVLDGPGKIRTQIITNSGERGNSLSRQSSLEVPSVGLAESPVHSPRSRLSHYGGMTGSNSHNILPERTSKSNSRGEGSQGTVKGEAVTSPSQKEVRSLPITDRIGLKNIRKPAKVASHPQFQPPSSCVYNSDNPARETGGIATTPNEPDFSREVKTQTDSQNKPPDTEEKKISPTACTIEEKVMMGIEENLQKCQEQEKVAASESKQKTGPSLANWFGFRKSKLPALTGKKADSPKGKEEKKELKIGSVLGGKQMKSDKKKDKKKNDIPQKDSQEAQNLSEVNNKLSSIMDHCNNQMGQITSQIQCTTAFIGKDQFVNELLGRTAVKGNFVAASPPGISTPKKHSEMKGDMEICPDTATLIMTQKINLRAENEEGRIPDTACQDHMLGSGCQMRTLDSGIGTFPLPDSVTRASGRHIPKSESSPDGVTASTSELDRETPSSHPDPSQSGVKVPSLPKTCPHAPTSIGHSLSDPTVTCSSNTQDAQSRLPKLATSDAIRTKRLSLCAPRSNISASTEDKEDEMERKMKSKDHDMAGERALQVCTYSGSSSDTETEPEGTGSTLGSPQRTLINRTKRNDAVDQNEETLKRSSVEKSLSIMDYYQHDMFSHLEKDSRRISQYNLLHKESSLDGKAGDRLSKEIPLEKTPVCTNQPGSLDFSLESLNKLNHSSSSSGSLYPDTGLGGRRGDCHPDAGKSGEDCCRVDEPSSSSFSSRPGADPVGSLSDSLYDSFSSCTSQGSNDV; translated from the exons GATGGAAGAGACGGTGCGGTCGCTGCTGCAGAATCAGGGAGTCCTGGAGCAGACTGCGGTGGACACAGTGGACATCATGAAGGCCTACAAG GATAAACTCTCAGAGGAAGTGCAGAAACAGCACGACGGCCCCGAAGAGAGCGGCTCCCTGCCGGCGACTCAAACGGAGCCAGACCCCGGGCCGCCTGGGCCGGCGAACGCCGATCCTGATGCCAGCCAAGCAGAAGAGGACAAAGACAAAACCAAGCTCCTTCTGGAGCGCCTCAAGGCCCTGGAG GAGAAGAATTCTGCCTTGGCCTTGGAGAACGAGAGCCAGAGGGAGCAGTATGAACGTTGTCTAGATGAG GTTGCCAATCAAGTTGTGCAGGCACTTCTCACCCAGAAG GATCTGAGAGAGGAATGTCTGAAGCTGCGAACTCGAGTCTTTGACCTCGAGCAGCAGAATCGGGCGCTGGGTATTTTGTTCCAGCAGAGGATCAAACCCGCCTCGGACTTGCTTCTCCAG AAACTCCACTCTCGAATCATGGATCTGTCTGCGGCAGATTTGCTTCTGGAGCCGGAGAGAAGCAAGGCCTTCTTGCTTTCCAGGAATACAGACTCTCCCTCTAAT GAGGTTCAGCTGAATGGAAAGGCAGGTCTCCCTGTGACCAAGTGTCTGAGCCAGCTGAGTCTGACAGTGCCAGCGCCTGTATACCCACGCAGCAGCTGTAGCAGTAGTGAGTTGTCCCTGTCAAGTGCATGCAGTGAATTCTCCAGCGGCTCGTACACCTGGAATGATGGACGCTCCTGTGGGAAAATG TCATCTCTGACCTGGGAGAAGAGGCTGAGTTTGGGTTCGTCAGCCCCTAGTAATATCTGTGCCCCCCTGGAGGAGCAGCTGCCCACAAGACGCAAGGAGAGCCACATACTAGAGGGATTGAGAAAGCTACAAAGGAGGAAACACAGATCCTTGTCTGCATCCAAGGTCTCCAAGTCAGGCTCCAAAGACTGCATGAACTCAAACGAGGGCATCTACTCCCTGGGTATCAAGAGTAGCAGTAAAGGGGTGTCCAAACCTACCCACGTGGGTAGAACTTCAGCTGTTGGGGGCAAGAAGTTCTCTTATGATTCTGATGATGCAGATGATGAACTTGCACATTCAAGTCGTGCAGATAACATCCCCACCAAGGACAACTGGTTTTACTGTAAGAGGCTCTCCCACAGCATCTCAGACAGTTTGTGTAGCTGGGAGGGGATACAGGacagtggaggtggaggtgacaGCAGCTCAGGACCAGTGGCTACAAAACAGCCCTCTGGCTATGACTCAAAAGAGCGTCCTGAGAAACTCATGAGTTTCATTAACAGTTTTCTCCCTGAGGGAGGGCGGCCATCAGCTTTTAGTAAACCATCCATGCTGCATTTCACCCCTTCTGATGCAGAGGGTCCCAATCACCTCTCTGACGTGGATGATCCAGAGGAACTCAACTCTGAGTCCAGTGACATCCGAATGTCCTTCAGCCAGCCAGCAGAGCAAACAGAGAGGGTGTACAGGGACGCTGCTAGGCTGCTCGCACACCAGTGCGTGCGAAGGGACCAGGGACGCACCCAGTCTGCAGATGGGAGGCCCAGGCCTTTCAGCCTAATTAAGGAACCTAAAGGGGCCAAGTGTACTCAGTCTGAGGAGAGCATCTTGGCGATATTTGATGCAGAGGGAGAGCCTATTGAACTTTGTGCTCAGAAGCTTGCAGCAGGTGCTGGGTCTCGAAATGACATTCCAGGTAGCAAAGTAGTGGCTGATTACACAGAACTAGTGCCCCAAGAGAGACCGACGAGGCAAAAATCAACAAATGTAAGAAACTACACTGTTCTTGAATCTCCGGAGAAGCCGTCTGAATATCAGATCAGGACTAGCAAAACAAGCAATAGCAGGGAGGGCAGTGCAGAAAGGTTGTCAATGCAGTTAACTCCACAAAGGAAACTAATCAAACCACTGAGCAGCCGAGCTAATAAAGGCCATTCCATCCCTCCCATGACTGATACTGCTGGTCCCAAGTCCAGTGGTTCAAAGATACCCGGTCATAATAAATCTTTGGGATCCCCGCTGAGACTGTCTAAGGGCTCCACCACTGAACCAAGTAACAGTGGAAACTCAGGACCCTCTAGTCAGGAGAAATCCCCCTCCTCCCCTACAGTTAAAATGTCCAGGTTCATCAAGAGCTCACAGAGCCCAAAGGCGGTAAACTCCAAGGTCCCTAGCAGGCCAGAATGGAGTAAGGGCTCGTCCTCCAGTTCCCCACACCTCTCAAGGAGGCACCTGGAGTATACTGACAGTGGCGAGCAGCCAACCAGAGACAAACACTGTGAAACCATCAAAAATAAACTCAGGTCcccttctcctccccctcccccggGCCGCACCACCTCCTTACTGATCAGACCAAATTACGAAGGGTCGCCTCAGGCACATAAAATAGGGGTGGCTCAACAATCCACACCAAGCACTGTGAGGGGCCCTCCCCCAAGTTACCACACCTCACTTGTACCAAATATGCAAGCTACGCTACCCATCAAGGATAAAGACTGTTTAGACCTGGATGCAGGCTACGGGACTGCACTTGCACCTCAGAAACTGGTTGACAAAACCAGTCAGCACCTTCAAAAGTCCCCCGCCATGACTCAGACACCTACTAAAGGCACTTCCAAGCGGATGACCATGAAAGACTACCTCCCTTCTGCAAACTCAGGGTGTGCTCCAGAACATGAAAATGCACCTAAAAGCTCAAAGAATGTCCCTCCTCCCTACAGTGCCCTCAGAGGGTCCTCACTTCAGAACTCATTTGCAAGTAAGAGAGGATCTACCCATGAAAATGTCCATCAGTCGGTGCAGAAGACCTCTGTTGGTTTACCTATATCGCTTCAGGACACCCCTCAAGGTAAAACAGAGCCACAAAATGGCAAAGCTGTAGTCAGCCCACCCAGCTCAGTTATGCTTTCCCCTAACTCAGTGGAGAAAGCCTCAAAGACTCGCATCCCAATGGGgtttaaagcatttttaaaatctccCCCCAGCCATAAAAATAGTCCCTCTATACCAGGCAAGCAAGAGAAAGATCATATCAACTTAGTTTCCAAGGAGACTGTGACTTCAAATGCTTCTACCCAGTGTGACAGCTTGCAGCCTGTGTACAGTATTGATTCACCACCTAAGATGTCCATTACAGAGGGGGAAGGTGAGGTTCAGTGTAGGTTACTGGAAGAGGAAGTATGCGCTGCTGTTTTACCAGAGGAGGGGGACGTCTCCGATAAAGGGAAAAGGAGTAGTCAACTTTTCTCTAGATCCATATCTGTTACTACCAAACCTCATCTAAAGCCGGCCTTGGGAATGAATGGGGCCAAAGCCCGTAGCCAGAGTTTCAGCACCAACTACATTGAGAAGCCCAACATCAATGTTCTGGATGGACCGGGAAAAATCAGAACTCAGATCATCACTAACTCAGGCGAAAGGGGGAACTCTCTGTCAAGACAGAGTTCCTTGGAAGTGCCCAGTGTTGGGTTGGCAGAGAGCCCTGTCCACTCCCCAAGGTCGAGGCTTAGCCACTATGGAGGTATGACAGGGTCCAATAGTCACAACATACTCCCTGAAAGAACTTCTAAATCAAACTCCAGAGGTGAGGGGTCACAGGGCACAGTGAAAGGGGAAGCAGTCACCTCACCCTCTCAAAAAGAGGTGCGTAGCTTACCCATCACTGATAGGATTGGTTTGAAGAACATCCGTAAGCCAGCAAAAGTTGCCTCTCATCCACAGTTTCAGCCTCCATCCTCTTGTGTCTATAACTCAGATAACCCAGCGAGAGAGACGGGAGGCATAGCAACCACCCCTAATGAGCCAGACTTCAGCAGAGAAGTCAAAACCCAGACAGACTCGCAAAACAAACCCCCAGATAcggaggagaaaaaaatcagtcCAACAGCCTGCACTATTGAAGAGAAAGTCATGATGGGAATTGAAGAAAATCTGCAGAAATGTCAAGAGCAGGAGAAGGTCGCTGCCAGTGAGTCCAAACAGAAGACAGGCCCCTCGCTGGCAAACTGGTTCGGCTTCCGTAAAAGCAAACTTCCAGCTCTGACTGGTAAGAAAGCAGACTCCCCCaagggaaaagaggagaagaaagagttAAAGATTGGATCAGTGCTTGGAGGCAAACAGATGAAGTCTGACAAGAAGaaggataaaaagaaaaatgatatcCCGCAGAAAGACAGTCAGGAGGCGCAGAATCTGTCTGAGGTGAACAACAAGCTGAGCTCCATCATGGACCATTGCAACAATCAGATGGGTCAGATTACCAGTCAGATCCAGTGTACGACAGCCTTTATCGGCAAAGACCAGTTTGTGAACGAGCTTCTTGGCAG GACTGCTGTGAAGGGCAACTTTGTGGCTGCATCACCGCCTGGGATCTCTACACCCAAGAAACACAGCGAAATGAAGGGAGATATGGAGATCTGTCCAGATACGGCT ACCCTTATAATGACTCAAAAGATCAACCTGAGGGCTGAAAATGAAGAGGGACGCATCCCAGACACTGCTTGTCAAGACCACATGTTAG GCTCCGGCTGCCAGATGAGAACCCTGGACAGCGGGATCGGCACTTTCCCTCTCCCTGATTCAGTCACCCGTGCCAGCGGTCGCCACATCCCTAAATCTGAATCCAGCCCCGATGGGGTGACCGCAAGCACGTCGGAGCTCGATCGGGAGACTCCCTCTTCTCACCCAGACCCCTCACAATCCGGTGTGAAAGTGCCTTCCCTCCCAAAAACCTGCCCGCATGCCCCTACCAGCATCGGTCACTCCCTTTCCGACCCCACTGTGACCTGCAGCAGCAACACCCAAGACGCCCAGAGCCGCCTGCCCAAGTTAGCAACTTCAG ATGCAATCAGGACAAAGAGGTTGAGTCTTTGTGCCCCGCGTAGCAACATCTCAGCTTCCACAGAGGACAAAGAGGACGAAATGGAAAGGAAGATGAAATCCAAGGACCATGATATGGCGGGT GAAAGAGCCCTGCAAGTGTGCACGTACTCGGGAAGCAGCAGCGACACCGAGACTGAACCCGAGGGAACCGGAAGCACTTTGGGCTCGCCACAAAGGACCCTGATCAACAGAACCAAAAGGAATGACGCAG TCGACCAGAATGAGGAGACCCTGAAGAGAAGCAGCGTGGAGAAATCCTTGTCCATCATGGACTACTACCAACACGATATGTTCTCTCATCTGGAGAAGGACAGCAGGAGGATTTCCCAGTACAACTTGTTGCACAAAGAGTCATCGCTCGATGGCAAAGCAGGGGACAGACTCAGT AAGGAGATCCCCCTGGAGAAGACGCCCGTCTGTACAAACCAGCCGGGCTCTCTCGACTTCTCCTTGGAGTCCCTGAACAAGCTGAAtcacagcagctccagcagtGGCAGCCTCTACCCGGACACGGGATTAGGCGGCCGCAGAGGCGACTGCCACCCTGATGCGGGGAAGAGCGGGGAAGACTGCTGCAGGGTGGACGagccctcctcctccagttTCTCCAGCAGGCCTGGGGCCGATCCCGTGGGCTCCCTCAGCGACTCGCTGTACGACAGCTTCTCCTCCTGCACCAGCCAGGGCTCCAACGACGTGTAG